The Opitutus sp. ER46 genome contains a region encoding:
- a CDS encoding O-antigen polymerase — translation MTRAAPKPEFAATLTFVIGAVATEFLAHGDTPSALAHEYAIGVGISFLASLLLDYRGNYRNLVRADVMAISSLYFLTLFEFLAPQPQFDDLVTLDQTRSALVACLWGFTGLAVGRHFAPSTPGSLTELLQRPAPPRFLITLFSIALFGGFLHMLLAVNFNVFELVDQFMAPRFSQPWGRGKFGDWKALLGELGMILYLVPPLAGIVLAKRAEYSATHKLYISAGFAFTLFYGFTSGTRNVIAAYLATFLVAYAFTSPPNRKRELIWVGGITAALMLVATVVMLEFRNIGFRNYLQGYNEIRKSKEDANLFVDYNLYVIGKLTDIFPKHHDYLGLEIPYLAIIRPIPRAAWPGKPEGLSLSIEDAVGVEGLTLASSFVGEAYISGGNIGVLVAGVILASVAAWWNKLAHSDNSGFGNLVFASGFFAMVISMRSLFVFTTAILPTVAALVLGNWLIAKRRRPRTPPPT, via the coding sequence ATGACCAGAGCCGCGCCGAAACCTGAGTTCGCCGCGACGCTGACGTTCGTGATTGGCGCAGTTGCGACTGAATTTCTTGCCCATGGGGATACTCCCTCGGCCTTGGCGCATGAGTACGCGATCGGCGTCGGCATCAGCTTTCTCGCCAGTCTGCTTCTCGACTACCGGGGCAACTACCGAAACCTCGTTCGGGCTGATGTCATGGCGATCAGCTCTCTCTACTTTCTCACCCTCTTCGAGTTTCTTGCCCCTCAGCCGCAGTTCGACGATCTTGTCACCCTTGATCAGACCCGTTCAGCACTCGTCGCATGCTTGTGGGGTTTTACGGGACTTGCCGTCGGGCGGCACTTCGCGCCGTCCACGCCTGGCAGTTTGACCGAGTTGCTCCAGCGTCCCGCACCGCCGCGGTTTCTGATAACGCTATTCAGTATCGCACTGTTCGGCGGCTTCCTGCACATGCTTTTGGCCGTCAACTTCAACGTCTTTGAACTCGTCGATCAGTTCATGGCCCCCCGCTTTAGTCAGCCCTGGGGTCGCGGCAAATTCGGCGACTGGAAAGCGCTGCTGGGGGAACTCGGCATGATTCTCTATTTGGTGCCCCCGCTGGCGGGCATCGTTCTCGCCAAGCGGGCCGAATACTCGGCGACCCATAAGCTGTATATCAGCGCCGGCTTCGCCTTCACCCTATTCTACGGCTTTACTTCGGGCACCCGGAACGTCATCGCCGCATACCTGGCCACATTCCTGGTCGCCTACGCATTCACGAGCCCACCGAACCGGAAACGTGAGCTAATCTGGGTCGGTGGCATCACGGCAGCGCTCATGCTCGTCGCGACCGTGGTGATGCTCGAGTTCCGCAACATCGGGTTCAGAAACTACCTTCAAGGATACAATGAGATCCGTAAATCAAAGGAGGACGCGAACCTATTCGTAGATTACAATCTATATGTTATCGGTAAGCTCACGGATATATTTCCCAAACATCATGACTATCTCGGGCTGGAGATACCATACCTGGCCATCATCCGCCCCATCCCTCGCGCCGCATGGCCGGGCAAGCCGGAGGGCCTCAGTCTGTCGATTGAGGATGCCGTCGGCGTCGAAGGGCTCACCCTCGCATCCTCGTTCGTAGGCGAAGCGTACATCAGCGGCGGCAATATTGGAGTACTCGTCGCCGGAGTCATCCTTGCCTCGGTGGCCGCTTGGTGGAACAAACTCGCTCATTCCGACAATTCCGGTTTCGGCAATCTCGTTTTCGCCTCCGGCTTCTTCGCCATGGTGATTTCAATGCGAAGCCTGTTTGTGTTTACGACCGCGATCTTGCCCACCGTCGCCGCCCTTGTCCTGGGAAACTGGCTCATCGCGAAGCGACGGCGCCCGCGGACGCCTCCGCCCACCTGA
- a CDS encoding glycosyltransferase, whose protein sequence is MERVETLHADAAAHADLVHFHGLWERAHISARRRCVAANTPFLISPHGMLEPWAFQHRGWKKWPYFHLIERPSFKAAKAILATSDAEATQLARWFPRPQIRVLSLGGDLPPSGNRDTARGGIGVRPEELVILFLSRCHEKKGLHLLIDALPAAARAAGRSVRLLVVGDGDPAYVNPLRSATTRWTGNLRCTWAGACWGQEKWRYLHAADLLCLPSFSENFGLAVLEALFAGTPVLTTTGTPWASLRGALPVETIPPTTKDLQTALARFLIQPPPTDAVRQNTRSLAQAMFGWPALAPRYVALYRELARA, encoded by the coding sequence GTGGAACGTGTCGAGACGCTTCATGCCGACGCGGCTGCCCACGCTGATCTCGTGCACTTCCACGGTCTTTGGGAACGCGCACACATTTCTGCACGGCGGCGGTGCGTCGCTGCCAATACGCCCTTTCTCATCTCTCCCCACGGCATGCTGGAGCCCTGGGCGTTCCAACACCGCGGCTGGAAGAAGTGGCCGTACTTTCATCTGATCGAGCGCCCGTCGTTCAAGGCCGCCAAGGCGATCCTGGCCACCAGCGACGCCGAGGCGACGCAGCTCGCGCGCTGGTTTCCCCGGCCACAGATTCGCGTCCTGTCACTCGGTGGCGATTTGCCTCCGTCGGGCAATCGGGACACGGCCCGCGGCGGAATAGGCGTCCGACCGGAGGAACTTGTGATCCTTTTTCTTTCGCGCTGCCACGAGAAGAAAGGGCTGCACTTGCTTATCGATGCCCTTCCAGCCGCCGCCCGCGCCGCCGGCAGGTCCGTTCGGCTTCTGGTCGTGGGCGATGGCGATCCGGCGTACGTAAATCCGCTGCGTTCCGCCACCACGCGGTGGACGGGAAACCTGCGGTGCACGTGGGCTGGTGCATGCTGGGGGCAAGAAAAGTGGCGCTACCTCCACGCCGCGGACCTGCTCTGTCTGCCTTCGTTTTCCGAGAACTTTGGGCTCGCGGTTCTCGAAGCGCTGTTCGCCGGGACGCCCGTGCTCACCACGACCGGCACCCCTTGGGCGTCGCTTCGGGGAGCCCTGCCGGTTGAAACCATCCCGCCGACCACAAAAGACCTTCAGACCGCGCTCGCCCGCTTTCTCATTCAACCGCCGCCCACTGACGCCGTCCGACAGAACACGCGGTCCCTTGCCCAAGCTATGTTTGGCTGGCCAGCGCTTGCGCCGCGGTATGTCGCCCTGTATCGCGAACTGGCCCGCGCCTGA
- a CDS encoding O-antigen ligase family protein produces MLVSPSSTLGRIAVVHALVLSSFLSWRFGGMEATTRMISAWLALPAPFISALALRQADAAFRRQLAWILVPLALLTTLVLISAANPHMRMIYAEGEPLGLVGREDYLHYLPSTAWPRHTLEDFLLNAGYVLAGLNVLITRPSRRVQIAALTCVTLNAAALACTGTVFKLLHATEILGRYPSPNTNFFATFVYYNHWGAFAVLGAAAGGALALYHLQQAGQRPWHSTPAPLFVVLTVLILASIPVSGGRASLAAGLIIALGLALRFVPRQLHLSARLRRSAITVAAALLVLTGATLWLARDRIHFWSNKTAGQYQEIQSGGIGDARLAVYRQTWDLFLEKPVYGWGWQSFRYAFRSVQSFDYKMENEQREASVFLDAHNDWLQRLAELGLVGATLSVATLVGLARLALRQHWLLSPSAEIVIGLVGLAALACVDFPFACPAIVVTGWMLLSVAAGIAHQRSERFPA; encoded by the coding sequence ATGCTCGTTTCCCCTTCGTCGACGCTAGGTCGCATCGCGGTCGTTCACGCGCTGGTCCTCAGCAGCTTTCTCTCCTGGCGGTTTGGGGGAATGGAGGCAACCACCCGGATGATCAGCGCCTGGCTCGCGCTGCCGGCCCCCTTCATCAGCGCACTGGCCCTGCGGCAGGCAGATGCCGCCTTCCGCCGGCAACTCGCCTGGATTCTGGTGCCGCTCGCATTGCTTACGACGCTTGTCCTGATCAGCGCAGCCAATCCGCACATGCGAATGATCTACGCCGAAGGCGAGCCTCTCGGACTCGTCGGCCGCGAGGATTACCTTCACTACCTGCCTTCCACGGCCTGGCCGAGGCACACGCTGGAGGACTTCTTGCTGAACGCCGGCTATGTTCTCGCCGGACTCAATGTCCTGATCACTCGCCCGAGCCGCCGTGTGCAGATAGCCGCCCTCACCTGCGTCACCCTCAATGCGGCCGCGCTCGCCTGCACGGGCACCGTCTTCAAGTTGTTGCACGCAACCGAGATTCTCGGCCGGTATCCTTCCCCAAACACGAACTTCTTCGCCACGTTCGTCTACTACAACCACTGGGGAGCCTTCGCGGTCCTCGGCGCCGCAGCTGGTGGTGCGCTCGCGCTCTATCATCTGCAGCAAGCCGGCCAACGACCGTGGCACAGCACGCCCGCCCCGCTTTTCGTCGTTCTCACCGTTCTCATCCTGGCCTCGATCCCGGTCAGCGGCGGACGCGCCTCACTCGCCGCCGGCCTCATCATTGCCCTCGGCCTCGCGCTCCGGTTCGTGCCGCGCCAGCTTCACTTGAGTGCCCGGCTGCGGCGGTCCGCGATCACGGTTGCTGCCGCACTGCTGGTCCTCACCGGCGCCACCCTGTGGCTCGCCCGCGATCGAATCCACTTCTGGAGCAACAAAACCGCCGGCCAGTATCAGGAAATCCAGTCGGGCGGCATCGGCGATGCGCGGCTGGCGGTGTATCGGCAAACCTGGGACCTGTTTCTCGAAAAGCCCGTCTACGGTTGGGGGTGGCAGAGCTTTCGCTACGCGTTCCGAAGCGTCCAGTCGTTCGACTACAAGATGGAGAATGAGCAGCGGGAAGCGTCGGTGTTCCTCGACGCGCATAACGACTGGCTGCAACGCCTGGCGGAGCTGGGGCTGGTTGGCGCAACGCTCTCGGTCGCCACGCTCGTTGGGCTCGCCCGCCTGGCGCTACGCCAACACTGGCTGCTGAGCCCGAGCGCCGAGATTGTCATCGGACTCGTGGGGCTGGCGGCACTGGCCTGCGTCGACTTCCCCTTCGCCTGTCCTGCCATCGTCGTCACCGGCTGGATGCTATTGTCCGTCGCTGCCGGGATTGCCCATCAGCGAAGCGAGCGTTTCCCCGCCTGA
- a CDS encoding glycosyltransferase family 4 protein, translating into MQVVFASVVPSPYQRDLFRALALRQIVGVKIHYLERAAPDSPWPEVDLEPWEDILPGLTFGRGRVRSHINFRMPAPRPNELWVVNGAITDVTTQRLIRSLRPPWLFWGELPSQPKSAWHRRLQRCLYAPLRRASAIVAVGERARRAYETIAPGVTIYNQAYTCDLRRFADASATKRPGGEPVFLFCGQMISRKGIDLLLQAFSQLVAAGASARLELVGREGELPALMEQLPPAVRSRIVYTGFLPPADLPAVFARADIFILPSRHDGWGVVINQALGAGLPVIASEGVGAAQDLVQHDWNGLVVPTGDITALSSAMWALASDPERRRKMSENAMASSHALAPEHAAAFWEELAVRHLSVRHAHPTR; encoded by the coding sequence ATGCAGGTCGTATTCGCTAGTGTCGTTCCGTCGCCGTACCAACGTGACCTGTTTCGCGCGCTTGCGCTCCGGCAAATCGTCGGGGTCAAGATCCATTACTTGGAGCGTGCTGCACCCGACTCGCCGTGGCCGGAGGTCGATTTGGAGCCGTGGGAGGACATCCTTCCGGGTCTCACGTTCGGCCGTGGTCGTGTGCGTTCGCACATCAACTTCCGCATGCCGGCACCGCGGCCAAATGAGCTGTGGGTGGTGAATGGGGCGATCACGGACGTGACCACCCAGCGACTTATCCGGTCTTTGCGGCCTCCTTGGCTGTTTTGGGGCGAGCTTCCGTCTCAGCCGAAGTCCGCCTGGCACCGCCGTCTCCAGCGGTGCCTTTATGCCCCCTTGAGGCGGGCATCTGCTATTGTCGCCGTGGGGGAACGTGCTCGTCGCGCCTACGAGACAATCGCTCCCGGGGTCACCATCTATAATCAGGCATATACGTGTGACCTGCGCCGGTTCGCGGATGCGTCTGCGACCAAGCGCCCAGGGGGCGAGCCGGTCTTTCTCTTCTGCGGACAAATGATCTCCCGCAAGGGGATCGACCTTCTTCTTCAGGCCTTCTCGCAATTGGTTGCAGCCGGCGCCTCTGCGCGGCTCGAGTTGGTCGGACGCGAGGGGGAGCTTCCCGCACTGATGGAGCAGCTGCCTCCCGCCGTCCGTTCACGCATCGTCTACACGGGCTTCCTTCCCCCCGCCGATCTTCCCGCGGTGTTTGCCCGTGCTGATATATTCATCCTTCCGAGTCGCCATGACGGTTGGGGCGTCGTCATCAACCAAGCGCTCGGCGCAGGGCTTCCCGTGATCGCCAGCGAGGGCGTCGGTGCGGCGCAGGACTTGGTGCAACACGACTGGAACGGTCTCGTTGTCCCGACGGGCGACATCACTGCCCTTAGCAGCGCAATGTGGGCGCTGGCATCGGATCCCGAGCGGCGGCGAAAAATGTCCGAAAACGCCATGGCGTCCTCCCATGCGCTCGCTCCAGAACATGCCGCCGCCTTCTGGGAAGAACTCGCCGTACGACATCTTTCCGTGCGCCATGCGCATCCTACTCGCTAG
- a CDS encoding exopolysaccharide biosynthesis polyprenyl glycosylphosphotransferase yields MTARITALSLIALDVLTSVVVFNLLSYARGVIEPGAFLLVPLLAPVSALLIAIYLVQGYRSRTDMLSVDYASQHAIAVLIAMVATLLLTYVVLPGDIDLQNSRAVIALSFFALMLFTLGYRRLIYLRSLGAHAGRSLVFVGDAQSFGMFQEECRKMDVHRPIICPDSALISARAAPASGSTNAPSLAALLEEIRRGNIEVEAIVLRESAHDLPPSLSQQLVQLYFAGVPTYTLELFHEVYWQKIPLYRLNQTWLFQEGFQIAREPVFERIKRACDIVFSFFALLVSSPVILLSALAIWIEDRGSPLFAQTRIGKNHVPFRIYKLRTMRPTAGGARYTAPGDSRITVVGRWLRLTRIDEFPQLWNVLRGEMSLIGPRAEWDKLVVDYERQIPCYYFRHLVRPGITGWAQVNYPYGASIEDTLRKLEYDLYYIRHFSFRLDATIVLKTIHTMLFGKGQ; encoded by the coding sequence ATGACCGCCCGCATCACCGCGCTATCCCTCATCGCGCTCGACGTCCTGACGTCGGTGGTCGTCTTCAATCTCCTGAGCTACGCCCGCGGTGTGATCGAACCAGGGGCATTTCTCCTCGTTCCGCTTCTCGCTCCCGTCAGCGCCCTGTTGATCGCGATCTACCTCGTACAGGGCTACCGCTCGCGAACGGACATGCTGAGCGTGGATTACGCCAGCCAGCATGCCATCGCCGTTCTCATCGCGATGGTTGCCACGCTCCTCCTCACGTACGTGGTACTTCCAGGCGATATCGACCTGCAGAACAGCCGTGCGGTCATCGCGCTGAGTTTCTTCGCGCTGATGCTCTTCACCCTGGGATACCGCCGCCTGATATATCTGCGATCGCTCGGCGCCCACGCCGGACGAAGCCTGGTCTTCGTTGGCGATGCCCAAAGCTTTGGGATGTTCCAGGAAGAATGCCGCAAGATGGACGTCCATCGGCCCATCATTTGTCCAGACTCTGCCCTGATTTCCGCGCGCGCGGCCCCCGCGTCTGGAAGTACAAATGCACCTAGTCTGGCGGCGCTCCTGGAGGAGATCCGACGCGGCAACATCGAGGTCGAGGCGATTGTCCTCCGCGAGTCGGCCCACGATCTTCCCCCCTCGCTCTCTCAGCAATTGGTCCAACTCTACTTTGCCGGCGTCCCCACCTATACCCTCGAGCTCTTCCACGAGGTCTACTGGCAGAAGATACCTCTCTATCGCCTGAACCAAACCTGGCTCTTCCAAGAGGGTTTTCAGATCGCGCGCGAACCGGTGTTCGAGCGGATCAAGCGGGCGTGCGACATCGTTTTCTCATTCTTTGCCCTCCTGGTCTCATCCCCGGTGATCCTCCTCTCCGCCCTTGCCATCTGGATCGAAGACCGGGGTTCGCCGCTCTTCGCACAAACGCGCATCGGCAAGAACCACGTGCCGTTTCGCATCTACAAGTTGCGGACCATGCGCCCCACCGCTGGCGGCGCGCGCTACACGGCGCCGGGGGACAGCAGGATCACGGTCGTCGGGCGCTGGCTGCGGCTCACGCGCATCGACGAATTTCCTCAGCTCTGGAACGTGCTCCGAGGCGAAATGAGTCTGATTGGCCCGCGCGCCGAATGGGACAAACTCGTCGTGGATTACGAACGGCAGATTCCCTGTTACTATTTCCGACACCTCGTGCGTCCCGGGATCACGGGCTGGGCGCAGGTGAATTACCCTTACGGCGCCAGCATCGAGGACACGTTGCGAAAGCTGGAATACGACCTCTATTACATCCGCCATTTCTCGTTCCGCCTCGATGCCACGATCGTCTTGAAGACGATCCACACGATGCTGTTCGGGAAGGGGCAGTAA
- a CDS encoding glycosyltransferase family 4 protein, whose translation MRILLASSSSGSRGGGEIFLLYLGEALRMRGHVVGLWASTHPKMDELAARFRDIGDVVRTGYTNTYDRWDRGAFQVPGRHAARALAEAWMSWRPDLVHLNKQNLEDAPDFLAAAPLLPVPHVCTIHITQTAAFLRARFAWWRDLAARRALRHYRGPLIAVADTRGRELRAFVGNSKDVRVVLNGIHPMNPTGVSRAQLRAGQGIAEDDFAVAALGRLESQKQPLRFLAHAAEIRRLEPHAIFHWLGAGRMDADWDREVQRLGLGVAAKRCGWSPDAQGKLPAYDLFLHTAGYEGLPLALLEAMDAGLACAVESGVYGQLPVALQHCAICIDNSTDWRRLLSDRVSLSRLGAKAQTLVRNEFSTATMARAYEEIYSSLRPVP comes from the coding sequence ATGCGCATCCTACTCGCTAGCTCCAGCTCGGGATCACGCGGCGGCGGCGAGATCTTCCTGCTCTATCTGGGGGAGGCGCTGCGGATGCGCGGGCATGTGGTGGGCTTGTGGGCATCCACCCATCCCAAAATGGACGAACTGGCAGCCCGGTTTCGTGATATCGGTGATGTTGTCCGCACCGGCTACACCAACACCTACGATCGTTGGGACCGGGGTGCGTTCCAGGTGCCAGGTCGGCACGCCGCCCGCGCGCTCGCCGAAGCATGGATGAGCTGGCGGCCCGATCTGGTGCACCTCAACAAGCAGAATCTTGAGGACGCTCCGGACTTTCTAGCTGCCGCTCCCCTGCTCCCCGTGCCGCACGTCTGCACCATCCATATCACCCAGACCGCCGCCTTTCTCCGTGCGCGGTTCGCCTGGTGGCGGGATCTCGCGGCGCGTCGGGCCCTGCGCCACTACCGTGGCCCACTCATTGCGGTGGCTGACACGCGCGGCCGCGAATTGCGGGCTTTCGTGGGCAACTCCAAGGACGTACGCGTGGTCCTGAACGGGATTCACCCAATGAACCCAACCGGTGTATCCCGGGCCCAGCTACGTGCCGGACAAGGTATCGCAGAGGATGACTTTGCGGTCGCCGCCCTGGGCCGACTCGAGTCGCAGAAGCAGCCGCTCCGGTTTCTCGCCCACGCGGCGGAGATCCGCCGCCTCGAACCGCATGCGATCTTCCACTGGCTCGGTGCGGGGCGCATGGATGCCGATTGGGACCGCGAAGTCCAGCGGCTCGGCCTCGGCGTCGCGGCGAAACGGTGCGGGTGGAGCCCCGATGCCCAGGGCAAGCTGCCGGCGTACGACCTTTTTCTCCATACCGCCGGCTATGAGGGGCTTCCTTTGGCCCTACTCGAGGCCATGGACGCAGGGCTCGCCTGTGCCGTTGAATCAGGCGTCTACGGCCAACTCCCCGTGGCGCTGCAGCATTGCGCCATCTGCATCGACAACTCGACCGATTGGCGGCGTCTCCTCTCCGACCGGGTGTCCTTGTCTCGCCTTGGCGCCAAGGCCCAGACTCTCGTCCGCAACGAGTTCTCTACCGCCACCATGGCGCGTGCATACGAGGAGATCTACAGCTCCTTGAGACCTGTCCCTTGA
- a CDS encoding glycosyltransferase family 4 protein encodes MALVFVNRFYWPATPATGQLLTDLASHMAAQGWSVTVITSTPTGHPLPAFECHEGVSIVRTHGLCGTRRGLVAKAVAFSTFALAATVQLWRHTRRGDVVVALTDPPLIGVLAQWVARTRGARLVHWVHDIYPEIAVALSRSRLPDALRPWRNAAWRGADHCVTLGQDMADVLRSAGVSPSRLSVIPNWAPVGVSALPRNAPERLALRREWNLEDQFVVGYSGNLGRVHDLDPIVAAAALLKDDPTIAFVFVGDGPQHAALRDRVQSAKLDNVRFRPTQPRDRLSASLGIADLHLVTLRPGCERFVFPSKLYGIAAAGRPVLFVGPPDCEIARQVAASGIGAAVDGSRVADIAAEIRRFAASPPLVAQSGAAAIRFAEQTGANKALAQWHSLLAPLARS; translated from the coding sequence ATGGCCCTCGTCTTCGTCAATCGTTTCTATTGGCCCGCCACGCCGGCAACGGGGCAGTTGCTCACGGACCTGGCCAGCCACATGGCGGCCCAAGGTTGGTCGGTAACCGTGATCACGAGCACCCCGACTGGCCACCCGCTGCCGGCATTCGAATGTCACGAGGGCGTGTCCATCGTGCGCACTCACGGGCTCTGCGGCACGCGGCGGGGATTGGTGGCGAAGGCCGTCGCGTTCTCCACTTTCGCACTCGCGGCCACCGTCCAACTCTGGCGCCACACCCGCCGTGGAGATGTGGTGGTCGCCCTGACCGACCCCCCACTGATCGGCGTGCTCGCGCAATGGGTGGCGCGAACTCGCGGCGCCCGGCTCGTCCACTGGGTGCATGACATCTATCCGGAAATCGCCGTGGCCCTGTCACGCTCGCGATTACCAGACGCGTTGCGTCCCTGGCGCAACGCCGCCTGGCGAGGGGCAGACCATTGCGTGACCCTTGGGCAGGACATGGCGGACGTGCTGCGGTCCGCCGGCGTTAGTCCGTCCCGGCTCTCGGTCATTCCCAATTGGGCCCCGGTCGGTGTGTCCGCCCTGCCGCGAAACGCACCCGAAAGGCTGGCCCTCCGCCGCGAGTGGAACCTCGAAGACCAGTTTGTGGTGGGCTATTCGGGCAATCTGGGCCGCGTGCACGATCTCGATCCAATCGTGGCGGCAGCAGCCCTCCTCAAGGATGACCCGACCATCGCGTTCGTCTTCGTGGGCGATGGCCCCCAACACGCAGCGCTCCGCGACCGCGTGCAGTCGGCAAAGCTCGACAACGTCCGGTTCCGCCCAACCCAACCTCGCGATCGGCTCAGCGCGAGCCTTGGCATCGCCGATCTTCACCTCGTCACACTCCGCCCCGGTTGCGAGCGCTTCGTCTTTCCCAGCAAGTTGTACGGCATAGCCGCCGCCGGTCGACCGGTCCTGTTCGTCGGCCCGCCCGATTGCGAGATCGCCCGCCAGGTCGCCGCGTCCGGAATCGGAGCTGCCGTCGACGGCAGCCGCGTGGCTGACATCGCCGCGGAGATACGGCGCTTTGCGGCATCCCCGCCCCTGGTCGCACAAAGCGGGGCCGCCGCGATCCGTTTTGCTGAGCAGACCGGCGCCAACAAGGCGCTCGCCCAATGGCATTCACTGCTCGCCCCGCTGGCACGTTCGTGA
- a CDS encoding putative colanic acid biosynthesis acetyltransferase produces the protein MPIDIAQHLQNHNYSPSIQLRRVAWTVVGLLFRFTPWFCHGFRNTLLRGAGATIGRGVRIHPTVRITFPWNLKVADHVVIGAHTQLYALAPILIEHDVLISHGAHLCAGSHDYTQANLPIAHAPVRVESGTWIAVEAFIGPGVTIGTGSVVGARAVVMRTMPAKSLVAGNPARVIRPL, from the coding sequence ATGCCGATCGACATCGCCCAGCATCTTCAGAACCACAACTACTCCCCCAGCATCCAGCTGCGGCGTGTGGCATGGACGGTCGTCGGACTGCTTTTTCGGTTCACGCCGTGGTTCTGTCACGGGTTCCGCAATACGTTGCTCCGGGGGGCAGGGGCGACAATTGGTCGTGGCGTTCGCATCCACCCCACGGTCCGGATCACGTTCCCCTGGAACCTGAAGGTCGCTGACCATGTGGTGATCGGAGCTCACACGCAGCTGTACGCCCTCGCGCCAATTCTGATCGAGCATGACGTCCTCATCTCCCATGGCGCGCACTTGTGCGCCGGATCCCACGACTACACGCAGGCCAATCTTCCGATTGCCCACGCACCGGTGCGCGTCGAGTCCGGGACCTGGATCGCCGTCGAGGCCTTCATTGGTCCTGGGGTGACGATCGGCACGGGATCCGTGGTGGGCGCACGCGCTGTGGTGATGCGGACCATGCCGGCAAAGAGCCTGGTGGCCGGAAACCCCGCACGCGTAATCCGGCCCTTGTAG
- a CDS encoding exosortase/archaeosortase family protein, translating to MLRPAQEKETAADARRRPSVVSAAFSTIGKASWPERTALAIGVAAIGCVTGYLLPFWREIPELSHGWFAAPCALALLWQSRRERAWDASWPKPLAGVTRWIVATCGAALALITGLAALAQGPTHAQPAFLTGVTLCCILISTALMLSRSPTQLLRCNGASVAAAILWLAVVPLPSGSLANLTHALQNTITAVSVQLLHFLGFAAVRHGNVIQLPNALVGVEEACSGIRSLTACLFAGIVLGAFMLQRNRRRLAIVVFAGALALLMNLGRSLLLCLLAARGTEIRGLWHDASGYAVLSLTVAVLFVACLLLERPVAAAPSNEHRPLQQARFWFLPHGLLVGATALSLAVVLLKVMPSSASERPPPNLAGLLSIDSPGWRHHADPSIQTYRAALGTDWLHQETYIRHGTQITFYMAFWPSRQSTFGSVALHTPDICLPGSGWDARPAPAAAATYPIPDPLRFCFEKDGFPQHMWFWHIFDNRLVGERAGLYPWQLAPTLLKHGVHARAPQWVIRISSNVPLESLSGEPLLTEFFKRLSAAGLSPRE from the coding sequence ATGCTGCGCCCTGCACAGGAAAAGGAGACCGCCGCTGACGCCAGACGGCGTCCATCGGTGGTTTCGGCCGCCTTCAGCACGATCGGCAAAGCCTCTTGGCCAGAACGCACCGCACTCGCGATCGGCGTTGCGGCCATCGGTTGTGTCACGGGTTATCTGCTCCCGTTCTGGCGCGAGATTCCGGAGCTATCGCACGGCTGGTTCGCGGCGCCGTGTGCGCTTGCGCTGCTGTGGCAGTCACGTCGCGAGCGCGCTTGGGACGCGTCCTGGCCCAAGCCTCTCGCCGGAGTCACCCGCTGGATCGTCGCCACCTGCGGGGCTGCTCTGGCGCTCATCACCGGTCTGGCGGCCCTCGCCCAGGGGCCGACGCACGCCCAACCCGCGTTTCTCACCGGCGTCACCCTGTGCTGCATCCTCATCTCAACCGCCCTCATGCTGTCGCGCTCCCCGACGCAACTGCTGCGGTGCAATGGAGCCAGCGTGGCGGCCGCGATCCTGTGGCTCGCGGTCGTCCCCCTGCCGAGTGGCAGTCTCGCGAACCTCACGCACGCCCTGCAGAACACCATCACCGCCGTATCCGTGCAGCTGCTGCACTTTCTCGGCTTCGCCGCGGTCCGCCATGGCAATGTCATCCAGTTGCCGAACGCCTTGGTCGGCGTAGAGGAAGCCTGCAGCGGTATCCGCAGTCTGACCGCCTGTCTCTTTGCCGGCATCGTGCTCGGGGCGTTCATGCTGCAGCGCAACCGCCGCCGGCTGGCCATCGTGGTATTTGCCGGCGCGCTCGCGCTGCTAATGAATTTGGGTCGCTCGCTGCTCCTTTGCCTGCTCGCCGCCCGCGGCACGGAGATCCGGGGACTCTGGCACGACGCAAGCGGCTACGCGGTTCTCAGCCTGACGGTCGCCGTTCTATTTGTCGCGTGCCTGCTGCTCGAGCGACCTGTCGCAGCCGCTCCGTCGAACGAGCATCGCCCTCTGCAACAGGCGCGCTTCTGGTTCTTGCCGCACGGCCTCCTGGTCGGCGCCACGGCGCTGAGTCTCGCGGTTGTCCTGCTCAAGGTGATGCCCAGCAGCGCAAGCGAACGCCCGCCGCCCAACCTCGCGGGGCTGCTCTCCATCGATTCGCCCGGGTGGCGCCACCACGCCGATCCATCGATCCAGACCTACCGGGCGGCACTGGGCACCGATTGGCTGCATCAAGAAACGTACATCCGCCACGGAACCCAGATCACGTTCTACATGGCCTTTTGGCCGAGCCGACAATCGACCTTCGGTTCCGTCGCGCTGCACACGCCCGACATCTGCCTGCCCGGCAGCGGCTGGGACGCCCGCCCGGCCCCAGCGGCGGCGGCAACCTACCCGATTCCGGATCCCCTGCGCTTCTGCTTCGAGAAGGACGGTTTCCCGCAGCACATGTGGTTCTGGCACATCTTCGACAATCGTCTCGTGGGTGAACGCGCCGGGCTCTACCCGTGGCAGCTTGCGCCAACCCTGCTCAAGCACGGCGTTCACGCGCGCGCGCCGCAGTGGGTGATCCGCATTTCCAGCAACGTTCCGCTCGAAAGCCTGTCGGGCGAACCCCTGTTGACCGAATTCTTCAAGCGGCTCAGCGCCGCGGGACTCTCGCCCCGGGAGTAG